In Hypomesus transpacificus isolate Combined female chromosome 25, fHypTra1, whole genome shotgun sequence, one DNA window encodes the following:
- the ehbp1l1a gene encoding uncharacterized protein ehbp1l1a isoform X6, translating into MTSVWKRLQRVGKKASKFQFAASFQELMIECTNKWQPDKLRVVWTRRNRRHSSKLHGWQPGIKNPYRGMVVWQVPESLDITVTLFKEPTADEFEDKDWTFVIESETRGHRKVLASADVNMRKFASATPVQFDMTLQFKPVSVKVVEATLKLTLSCVFLKEGKATDEDMQSLASLMSLKQSDIGNLDDFNDSDEEEERRGSTGQGPVPPTRRIHDQAWRPVFDSEMECSSGMPPTSLLSRPPLPAPPDPSAPPGPPVRPRPAGPAGGAQPARPSAYAYTVPAFTRAHPPALPKIFQPTAGTVPISVPRKAQGHRSDPASDSARLDEGQTVCVLPSFTPPSSFSGSLTRLSSSPLSSSPSSAALRPPSFSDIPQTATYATARSSAWRPQSVLSFSALPSSAGSSPPGAQPLPVTRRPKAYLTSLAEPGPAPKAYLTSLAEPGSALTRPTSLPSAPDTVPWQSEWRSPQTQAPLSPPALSPISLRPSPHDSVDNAPLQKKQCMETPCNLASPPSAPAPAVLSASTSLPLLPPPSPSHPASVPRCVPPSPAEHPYCALSSPSLSPSSSSSSTPVPSPSGSQTPFSESVSFILSLPASSSSSTATLSSPSVSSLDPLPPPVQYWDSPPGSPPVALGVAQCATGPAPPHVSQSDLHRHLSTLAEEECPNVPPTGVVNNAGNRPDPDKTPLARPYEKRREAQQAYGLEVVRRTAGPESMTSVLPFSPRAPSAPQVPYFEMPKPVRNQAEAMPTGVLPNPKPKPKPKPKPKPATRPIPSSPETKAGLSEPTFTSAMEPLVKPRSHMTKMSIQIGTASGNTEPVQFTLKPPSKKQKMRSSKTVKHLPDIAHTEKKDAKKEQDLKVVPKTTAPTNIGQSEVIPRDRGTESVDTLLPSCPRVASSPGFPSTIVTKTSEAHSDQWSLDKNPLRVRESPRITPANQRSVQDQKSKDNMASMVPSSPGVATIPGFPSAPQHKMETPELQMEPLKVNLAPCVTTVSSSASLPSRQPNKTAEFQTSNLHEDEKPLWEVSQKPNAEVSKMLGTPSMANLLPTCPQASTIPGLPSLNQTQSAGWPVERNSLVKISFRKRSGSLLSHLDNVDRVYWDREMCAKMVDMTPSCPRVSLIPGFPFAPRQEPCMVDLLPTCPRKSSILGVPSRETVMSRDEDWIVDRHPVWEKPVRIREGCILQMNKEVTMEDAETRRKMVDMLPTCPRKASVSGFPSAPMPKTRMVNILPTCPKRARISGLPSTDPVKSSNEDWAVDKRPLWQKPLKKSDFLMPSASPVLSKYEDMFRLLPSCPKETSIPGFPSVPQKLAGTPSMVSLLPSCSDITKVSGIPSRHQNLSKNLDWHALRRSFIERPLIKKPQYGIKVLLCNNAKYMKDMVKLLPSCPRQASIPGFPSAPQHEPSMVNLLPTCPKVARVPGFPSVQPRRCRDEAWLVNRSPLWQKSLKKSNLFDLPMSPVQCKDEEIVRMFALVPSCPRQTRIPGFPTVQRQEPCMVDLLPTCARVARVPGLPSRESVGSKDADWVVDRRPLWVKPLQKKDISIISLSHYKEEKIWKHMVDLMPSCLRKASVPGFPSAPRQRTAKVPSMVHLRPSCPKVSRVPGLPGIDQTHAVEWPVNRESLFNKVFAQRPGLLHFEDTSYFPCKTVTNMTNMLPSCPSKARIPGFPSAPSQKTSMVYLLPTCPQVARVLGFPSRQSVKNEDIFVDRCFLWQKPLKKGDVLILPIYQTHDKNIHGMVAMVPTCPRQARIPGFPSAPQRQADTPSRMCLLPTCPKSSQIPGFPSKQPVDCEDKVWCLVRESLWERPLHKVNVKMCSHVCTSYDDKDFVKEMAAMLPSCPLKTSIPGLPSQLKLVQTPVMHSLLSTCPKSSRVSGMPSRVPVDTDEGHWHASKRPLLLRPLKKRAKVVIQSSQSFKEKAMVRIMVSMLPPCSRNATIPGFPSKSRQRPQSILGLEKAPSMQNILPTCPKHTTVPGLPSRDPVKMSKVGWHVNRQSLWNKPLTKRKGIVSQFHPIEMSLRAKEIMMSMVPACPRHSTIPGFPSKVVCVSRVQKEQFLTCLSSTCPESSCIIGFPSRQSSWSDVRVEHWPTVKSVLWEKPLKTLARTQIFSLSQGQSCYRHKLVRNAMVSLVPSCPIVALFPGFPSLSQLNVEKLTSMVDIVPTCPMLSSILGLPSTNTHTVESRVKGWPLGNKPLLEKPLKESAVTIHTPPIIYIIRSDKNLSKHMMALEPTCPRKARIPGFPSAPKHRTKEYITASVEACHSNGSKVSAAVTDHRGEVLIRQWPVEEMPVGEKSLKEASVGSFNSNQDVPDDLKKRMEAMLLPSPSKTPVSELISVQTQMSHHSGGKVHQSSDMKIVVKEEVQGSKDGSVMEGVRVEGLFWTQNEAQEVGILEKGPSHPSPTQEGQLVLYEMKGAVKKDSKESNLNLVDGQSIVSFKEPPMDVTVNKVFVSESGLDVEKKETILARETKVVTGLVETVDAITRTGGG; encoded by the exons ATGACTTCGGTTTGGAAAAGACTACAACGAGTCGGCAAGAAAGCCTCGAAGTTCCAGTTTGCGGCGTCTTTTCAAGAGCTGATGATAGAATGCACTAATAAATG GCAACCAGACAAACTGAGGGTGGTTTGGACCAGGAGGAATAGGCGGCACTCCTCCAAG CTCCATGGGTGGCAGCCAGGAATCAAGAACCCGTACAGGGGGATGGTGGTGTGGCAGGTGCCGGAGAGCCTGGACATCACCGTCACCCTCTTCAAG GAACCAACTGCAGATGAATTTGAGGACAAGGACTGGACGTTCGTCATCGAGAGT GAGACGAGAGGTCACCGGAAGGTGCTGGCGTCGGCCGACGTGAACATGAGGAAGTTTGCCAGCGCCACACCGGTCCAGTTCGACATGACGCTGCAGTTCAAGCCCGTGTCGGTGAAGGTGGTGGAGGCCACGCTCAAACTCACCTTGTCCTGCGTCTTCCTCAAAGAGGGCAAGGCCAC GGACGAGGACATGCAGAGCCTGGCCAGTCTGATGAGCCTGAAGCAGAGTGACATTGGGAATCTGGACGACTTCAACGATagtgacgaggaggaggagaggaggggaagcacTGGACAAG GTCCAGTTCCTCCAACCAGAAGGATACACGACCAGGCGTGGAGACCTGTGTTTGACTCAG AGATGGAGTGTAGCTCGGGTATGCCTcccacttctctcctctcccgcccccccctgcctgccccccccgACCCCTCTGCTCCACCTGGCCCCCCTGTCCGGCCCCGCCCCGCCGGCCCAGCGGGCGGCGCCCAGCCGGCCCGTCCCTCCGCCTATGCCTACACAGTGCCCGCCTTCACCCGCGCCCACCCACCCGCTCTGCCTAAAATCTTCCAGCCCACTGCTGGCACAG tGCCCATCTCTGTTCCCCGGAAGGCTCAGGGTCACCGTAGCGACCCGGCCTCCGACTCGGCGCGTCTAGACGAGGGTCAGACGGTGTGCGtgctcccctccttcaccccgcCGTCGTCCTTCTCCGGCTCCCTGACCcggctgtcctcctctcccctctcctcctccccctcctcggctgccctccgtcctccctccttctctgacaTCCCCCAGACAG CTACCTATGCCACTGCTCGCTCCAGCGCCTGGAGGCCTCAGAGCGTCCTTTCCTTCtccgccctcccctcctccgccgGCTCCTCCCCTCCCGGCGCTCAGCCCCTCCCTGTAACCCGCCGGCCCAAAGCATACCTCACCTCATTAGCCGAGCCTGGTCCCGCCCCCAAAGCCTACCTCACCTCACTGGCCGAGCCTGGCTCCGCCCTCACCAGGCCTACCAGTCTGCCCTCTGCCCCTGACACAG tACCCTGGCAGAGTGAATGGAGATCACCTCAAACTCAGGCCCCCTTATCCCCACCCGCTCTCTCCCCTATATCcctgcgcccctccccccatgaCTCCGTGGATAACGCCCCCCTTCAGAAAAAGCAGTGCATGGAGACCCCATGTAACTTGGCCTCTCCTCCGTCTGCACCCGCCCCAGCTGTGCTTTCGGCCTCCACGTCtctacccctccttcccccaccctccccttctcATCCTGCATCCGTTCCTCGGTGCgtccctccctcacctgccGAACATCCCTACTGCGCTCTGTCATCCCcgtccctttccccctcctcctcttcctcctccacccctgtcccTTCCCCCTCTGGCTCTCAGACCCCTTTTTCGGAATCGGTGTCGTTCATACTCTCCCTTCCcgcatcttcctcctcttccaccgccacgctttcctctccctccgttTCCTCCctggaccctctccctccccctgtccaaTACTGGGACTCCCCCCCCGGATCCCCACCTGTTGCTCTCGGCGTGGCTCAATGTGCCACCGGTCCTGCTCCGCCCCATGTCTCCCAGTCAG ATCTTCACAGACATCTCAGCACACTGGCTGAAGAGGAGTGCCCTAATGTTCCACCTACTG GAGTAGTCAATAACGCCGGTAATAGGCCAGACCCAGACAAGACGCCATTGGCCAGGCCCTATGAAAAAAGGCGGGAGGCTCAGCAAGCGTATGGATTGGAGGTTGTCAGGAGAACTGCTGG ACCTGAGAGCATGACCTCTGTGCTGCCCTTTAGCCCCAGAGCACCCTCTGCCCCCCAAGTCCCATATTTTGAGATGCCCAAACCTGTCAGGAATCAGGCAGAGGCCATGCCAACAGGGGTGCTCCCCAACCCCAAACCTAAACCCAAACCCAAGCCCAAACCCAAACCAGCAACCCGTcccatcccctcctcacctgagaCTAAGGCTGGCCTTTCTGAGCCCACGTTCACTTCTGCCATGGAGCCACTGGTCAAACCACGGAGTCATATGACCAAGATGTCCATTCAGATTGGCACAGCATCAGGAAATACTGAGCCTGTTCAGTTCACTCTGAAGCCACCCTCTAAGAAACAGAAGATGCGCTCTTCCAAAACTGTGAAACATTTGCCTGACATTGCTCACACAGAAAAGAAAGATGCAAAGAAAGAGCAGGATCTGAAAGTTGTCCCTAAGACAACTGCTCCCACAAACATAGGACAATCTGAAGTCATACCCAGGGATCGGGG AACTGAAAGCGTGGACACATTGCTTCCATCTTGTCCAAGAGTTGCCAGTTCTCCTGGTTTCCCCTCTACAATAGTAACCAAAACATCAGAGGCACACTCTGACCAGTGGTCCCTTGATAAAAACCCacttagggtgagagagagccCCAGAATcactccagccaatcagagatcTGTCCAGGACCAGAAATCCAAGGACAACATGGCCTCTATGGTGCCAAGCAGTCCCGGGGTGGCTACCATCCCCGGTTTTCCCTCCGCACCCCAACACAAAATGGAAACCCCAGAACTCCAAATGGAGCCTCTTAAAGTTAACCTGGCACCATGTGTCACAACAGTGTCAAGTTCAGCAAGTTTGCCATCAAGGCAGCCAAACAAAACTGCTGAGTTTCAGACTAGTAATTTACATGAGGATGAAAAGCCCTTATGGGAGGTATCACAGAAGCCCAATGCTGAGGTTTCTAAGATGTTGGGAACACCAAGTATGGCTAATCTACTGCCAACCTGTCCCCAAGCTTCAACTATTCCTGGATTGCCTTCTTTAAATCAGACACAGTCAGCTGGCTGGCCAGTGGAAAGAAACTCCCTGGTCAAGATATCTTTTCGAAAGAGGTCAGGATCCTTATTATCACATTTAGATAATGTTGATAGAGTTTATTGGGATCgtgaaatgtgtgcaaaaatGGTGGATATGACACCATCCTGCCCAAGAGTATCCCTTATTCCTGGCTTCCCATTTGCCCCAAGACAAGAGCCCTGCATGGTTGACCTTCTACCTACATGTCCCAGGAAAAGCAGCATTCTAGGTGTACCCTCCAGAGAGACAGTCATGTCCAGAGATGAAGACTGGATTGTGGACAGACATCCAGTGTGGGAAAAGCCAGTGAGGATAAGAGAAGGATGTATTCTACAGATGAATAAGGAAGTCACTATGGAGGACGCTGAAACGAGGAGGAAAATGGTAGACATGTTGCCTACTTGCCCAAGAAAAGCCAGTGTTTCTGGCTTCCCCTCAGCACCAATGCCCAAAACCAGAATGGTAAACATTTTGCCTACGTGCCCCAAACGAGCTAGAATTTCAGGTTTACCTTCTACTGACCCAGTCAAGTCTAGTAATGAAGATTGGGCTGTTGACAAAAGGCCACTGTGGCAGAAGCCATTGAAGAAATCTGATTTCCTAATGCCATCTGCTTCTCCAGTTCTGAGTAAATATGAGGATATGTTTAGGCTGTTGCCTTCTTGTCCAAAAGAGACCTCTATACCAGGCTTCCCTTCTGTGCCACAAAAGCTAGCTGGGACACCAAGTATGGTGAGCCTTCTGCCTTCATGTTCTGACATAACCAAGGTTTCTGGTATACCATCTAGACATCAAAATCTGTCAAAGAATCTTGACTGGCATGCTCTGAGAAGATCATTCATCGAGAGACCACTGATTAAAAAGCCACAGTATGGGATTAAAGTATTATTATGTAACAATGCCAAATACATGAAAGACATGGTCAAACTGTTACCATCTTGTCCAAGACAAGCTAGCATTCCTGGCTTTCCCTCTGCACCTCAACATGAGCCAAGTATGGTTAACCTTCTTCCTACATGCCCTAAGGTGGCCAGAGTTCCAGGTTTCCCCTCAGTACAGCCACGGAGATGTAGGGATGAAGCTTGGCTTGTAAACCGTAGTCCACTATGGCAGAAGTCATTGAAGAAAAGTAACCTATTTGATCTTCCTATGTCTCCAGTTCAGTGTAAAGATGAAGAAATAGTTAGGATGTTTGCTTTGGTGCCATCTTGCCCAAGGCAGACTAGAATCCCTGGGTTTCCCACTGTACAAAGACAAGAGCCATGCATGGTTGACCTTCTTCCTACTTGTGCAAGAGTAGCAAGAGTTCCTGGCTTACCATCTAGAGAATCAGTTGGATCCAAAGATGCAGATTGGGTTGTGGACAGAAGGCCGTTGTGGGTAAAGCCACTGCAGAAAAAAGATATTTCAAtaatctctctatctcactataaagaagaaaaaatttGGAAACACATGGTAGATTTGATGCCATCTTGTCTAAGAAAGGCCAGTGTACCTGGGTTTCCTTCTGCACCCAGACAGAGGACAGCTAAAGTCCCAAGCATGGTACATCTACGGCCCTCTTGTCCAAAAGTATCGAGGGTTCCTGGCTTGCCAGGTATTGACCAGACTCATGCAGTTGAGTGGCCAGTGAATAGAGAGTCTCTGTTCAACAAGGTGTTCGCACAAAGGCCAGGATTGCTTCACTTTGAGGACACGTCATATTTTCCTTGTAAAAcggttacaaatatgacaaATATGTTACCATCTTGTCCAAGTAAGGCTAGAATTCCAGGCTTCCCCTCTGCACCAAGTCAAAAGACAAGTATGGTATACCTCTTGCCTACATGTCCTCAGGTAGCAAGAGTTTTAGGGTTTCCTTCAAGACAGTCAGTCaaaaatgaggatatatttGTGGACAGATGTTTTCTGTGGCAGAAGCCACTAAAGAAAGGTGACGTGTTGATTTTGCCAATTTACCAAACTCATGATAAAAACATTCATGGGATGGTAGCAATGGTGCCAACTTGTCCAAGACAAGCTCGTATTCCAGGCTTCCCGTCTGCACCACAGAGGCAAGCAGACACACCAAGTAGGATGTGTTTACTTCCCACCTGTCCTAAATCATCCCAGATTCCAGGTTTTCCATCTAAACAACCTGTTGATTGTGAAGATAAAGTATGGTGTTTAGTGAGAGAATCTCTGTGGGAGAGGCCATTACACAAAGTTaatgtgaaaatgtgttcacatgTCTGTACATCATACGACGACAAAGACTTTGTGAAAGAAATGGCAGCTATGTTACCATCATGTCCACTCAAGACCAGTATTCCAGGGTTGCCCTCTCAGCTGAAGTTAGTACAAACTCCAGTTATGCATAGCCTGTTGTCCACTTGTCCTAAGAGCTCCAGAGTTTCTGGTATGCCTTCAAGAGTACCAGTAGACACAGATGAAGGTCACTGGCATGCTAGTAAGAGGCCTTTGTTGCTCAGACCATTAAAGAAAAGAGCAAAAGTTGTTATTCAGTCGAGTCAATCTTTCAAAGAAAAAGCAATGGTTAGAATTATGGTTTCAATGTTGCCGCCCTGCTCTAGAAATGCTACTATTCCAGGCTTTCCTTCAAAGTCTAGACAGAGACCTCAGAGTATTTTGGGACTTGAGAAAGCCCCTAGTATGCAAAATATTTTACCCACCTGTCCAAAGCATACAACAGTTCCAGGTTTACCATCCAGAGACCCTGTGAAAATGTCAAAGGTTGGTTGGCATGTAAACAGGCAGTCATTGTGGAATAAACCACTGACTAAAAGAAAGGGGATTGTTTCTCAGTTTCACCCAATCGAGATGTCATTGAGAGCCAAAGAAATAATGATGAGTATGGTGCCAGCCTGTCCAAGACATTCCACCatccctggttttccatctaaAGTGGTTTGTGTCAGTAGGGTTCAGAAAGAGCAATTTTTGACTTGTCTGTCATCAACTTGCCCTGAAAGTTCCTGCATCATTGGTTTTCCTTCGAGACAGTCATCATGGTCTGATGTCAGAGTAGAGCACTGGCCCACAGTTAAGAGTGTATTATGGGAGAAACCACTCAAGACATTAGCTAGGACTCAGATATTTTCCTTATCTCAGGGACAGAGTTGTTACAGACACAAACTCGTGAGAAATGCTATGGTGTCTCTTGTACCATCATGTCCAATTGTTGCTCTCTTTCCAGGATTTCCTTCTCTGTCACAACTGAATGTAGAAAAGCTTACAAGTATGGTAGATATTGTACCAACATGTCCTATGTTGTCTTCTATTCTGGGGCTTCCATCCACAAATACTCATACAGTAGAGAGTCGAGTAAAGGGTTGGCCATTGGGGAATAAACCATTGCTGGAGAAACCATTGAAAGAGAGTGCTGTAACAATACATACACCCCCAATTATTTATATTATAAGATCTGATAAAAACTTGAGTAAACACATGATGGCTTTAGAACCAACATGTCCAAGGAAAGCCAGGATACCTGGATTTCCATCAGCCCCAAAACACAGAACAAAGGAATATATTACAGCTTCGGTCGAAGCATGCCACTCAAATGGTTCTAAAGTCTCTGCAGCAGTTACAGACCATAGAGGAGAGGTTCTGATTCGACAGTGGCCGGTAGAGGAGATGCCAGTTGGAGAAAAGTCCCTCAAAGAAGCATCAGTGGGATCTTTTAATTCCAATCAAGATGTACCAGATGATCTCAAGAAAAGGATGGAGGCAATGTTGCTGCCCAGCCCAAGCAAGACCCCAGTCTCTGAACTGATATCTGTACAAACCCAAATGTCTCACCACAGTGGAGGAAAAGTTCATCAAAGCAGTGACATGAAAATAGTGGTGAAAGAGGAAGTACAAGGATCAAAAGATGGTTCAGTGATGGAGGGGGTCAGAGTGGAAGGGCTCTTTTGGACACAAAATGAGGCTCAAGAAGTGGGCATTCTAGAAAAAGG TCCCTCTCATCCATCTCCAACCCAAGAAGGACAGCTAGTATTGTATGAGATGAAAGGAGCTGTTAAGAAAGATTCAAAGGAATCCAATCTGAACCTAGTTGATGGTCAATCAATAGTGTCCTTTAAGGAACCACCCATGGATGTTACAGTAAATAAAGTATTTGTGTCAGAATCTGgtttagatgttgagaaaaaGGAGACTATATTGGCTAGGGAGACGAAGGTGGTTACTGGATTAGTGGAAACAGTGGATGCAATCACACGCACTGGTGGGGGGTAA